The DNA sequence GGCGGCGATGACATGCATCAGCGGCCCGCCTTGAAAACCCGGGAAGACGGCGGAATCGATCAGTTCCGACCACTTTTTCCTGCGGCCCTTGGGCGTGGTCAGGCCGAGGTCGTTCTCTTCATCCTTGCCGATCAAAATCATGCCGCCGCGCGGGCCGCGCAGGGTTTTGTGTGTGGTGGTGGTCACCGCGTGGCAATGGGGCAGCGGGCTCTCCAGCAGCCGGGTGGCGATCAGGCCGGCGGGATGCGCGATGTCCGCCACCAGCTTGGCACCCACTTCGTCGGCGATTTCGCGAAAAACATCATACTCGAACTGGCGCGAATAGGCGCTGGCGCCGGCAACGATCAATTGCGGCTTGTGCTGGCGCGCCAAATCGCGCACGCGGTTCATGTCGACGCGCTGCGTTGTTTCCTCCACGCCGTAGAAGACCACGTTGAAAATTTTGCCCGAGAAGTTCACCGGGCTGCCGTGGGTGAGATGGCCGCCATGTGCCAGATTCATCCCCAAAATCGTGTCGCCCGGCTTCAGAAACGTGAAGTAGGTGGCGAGGTTGGCCTGGCTGCCGGAGTGCGGCTGGACGTTGGCGTATTCCGCGCCGAACAAACGGCAGGCGCGCTCGCGTGCCAGTTCCTCGACGCGGTCGACGTATTCGCAGCCGCCATAGTAACGCTTGCCTGGATAGCCCTCGGCATATTTGTTCGTCATCGGCTGGCCGAGCGCCTCCAGCACCGCGAGACTGCAGTGATTTTCCGAGGCGATCAACTCCAGTGTCTCATTCTGCCGGTTGATCTCATCGAGCACCGCACGATGAACCTCCG is a window from the candidate division KSB1 bacterium genome containing:
- a CDS encoding serine hydroxymethyltransferase encodes the protein MQHLSKIDPEVHRAVLDEINRQNETLELIASENHCSLAVLEALGQPMTNKYAEGYPGKRYYGGCEYVDRVEELARERACRLFGAEYANVQPHSGSQANLATYFTFLKPGDTILGMNLAHGGHLTHGSPVNFSGKIFNVVFYGVEETTQRVDMNRVRDLARQHKPQLIVAGASAYSRQFEYDVFREIADEVGAKLVADIAHPAGLIATRLLESPLPHCHAVTTTTHKTLRGPRGGMILIGKDEENDLGLTTPKGRRKKWSELIDSAVFPGFQGGPLMHVIAAKAVAFKEALQIEFLEYSRQVIANAQAMCKKLMDLGYDIVSGGTDTHLFLVDLRNRDLTGKDAEAALEKAGITVNKNMVPGDPQPPTVTSGIRIGTPALTTRGMKENEMREVAFLIDKVLSDIRNETTIARVREQVLDLSHRFPLYAELTSSE